The Caulobacter sp. FWC26 genome contains a region encoding:
- a CDS encoding sigma 54-interacting transcriptional regulator, whose amino-acid sequence MNAASKKILIADDDSSVRLVLSQAFTRLGYQVRATGNATTLLKWVTDGEGDLVVTDVMMPDENVFDVLPRIRKERPKLPIIVMSAQNTLLTAVNAADAGAFEYVSKPFDLDDVTAAARRALSRPADSEASKAQARAMRDERLPLIGRSAPMQEVYRTIARLVGADLTVLILGESGTGKELVARALHELGRRRDGKFVVINLAAVPRERVEAELFGRGEGDNGRLIEADGGTLFLDEIGDMPLDAQTRLLRVIDGTEPVINPKTGRRPNVRIIAATNRDLRGLIQQGLFREDLFFRLNVAPVRLPPLRDRAEDIPDLARTFLLRAAREGLPAKTIDQGALDRLKSHPWPGNVRELENLMRRMCALYAEELITARIVDRELQDHTPAVRSEEGPVTLSTLVERHLASHFADQPDGVPAPGLYDRILEEVERPLIQLTLSATRGNQVRAAEILGLNRNTLRKKIQDLGVEMTRGRR is encoded by the coding sequence ATGAACGCCGCGAGCAAGAAAATCCTGATCGCCGACGACGACAGCTCGGTTCGTCTGGTCCTCAGCCAAGCCTTCACGCGCCTGGGCTACCAGGTGCGCGCTACAGGCAACGCGACCACGCTCCTCAAGTGGGTCACCGACGGAGAGGGCGATCTGGTCGTCACGGACGTGATGATGCCCGACGAGAATGTCTTCGACGTACTCCCGCGCATCCGCAAGGAGCGTCCCAAGCTCCCGATCATCGTGATGAGCGCCCAGAACACGCTTCTGACGGCCGTCAATGCGGCCGACGCCGGCGCCTTCGAGTATGTGTCCAAGCCGTTCGATCTCGATGACGTGACCGCCGCCGCGCGGCGGGCGCTTTCCCGACCGGCGGACAGCGAAGCGTCAAAGGCGCAAGCGCGCGCCATGCGTGATGAGCGCCTGCCTCTGATCGGCCGCTCCGCGCCGATGCAGGAAGTGTATCGCACCATTGCGCGCTTGGTCGGGGCCGACTTGACGGTCTTGATCTTGGGCGAAAGCGGGACCGGCAAGGAACTGGTGGCGCGGGCGCTCCACGAACTCGGCCGCCGGAGGGATGGCAAGTTCGTGGTCATCAATCTCGCCGCCGTGCCCAGGGAGCGGGTGGAGGCGGAACTCTTTGGCCGGGGCGAGGGCGATAACGGACGCCTGATCGAGGCCGATGGCGGCACGCTGTTTCTTGACGAGATCGGCGACATGCCGCTCGATGCTCAGACGCGCCTTTTGCGTGTGATCGACGGCACCGAACCTGTCATCAACCCGAAGACGGGGCGCCGTCCGAATGTGCGGATCATCGCCGCAACCAATCGCGATCTGCGTGGCCTTATTCAGCAAGGCTTGTTCCGCGAGGACCTCTTCTTCCGCTTGAACGTGGCGCCGGTCCGACTGCCGCCGTTGCGCGACCGCGCCGAGGATATTCCCGATCTGGCGCGGACCTTCCTGCTGCGCGCCGCGCGCGAGGGGCTTCCTGCCAAGACGATCGATCAGGGCGCTTTGGATCGTCTGAAAAGCCACCCCTGGCCCGGCAATGTTCGCGAGCTGGAAAACCTGATGCGCCGGATGTGCGCGCTCTACGCGGAAGAGCTCATCACCGCGCGCATCGTCGATCGTGAGCTTCAGGACCACACGCCGGCCGTGCGCTCGGAGGAGGGCCCGGTGACGCTGTCGACGCTCGTCGAGCGTCATCTGGCCTCGCACTTCGCCGACCAGCCCGACGGCGTTCCCGCGCCGGGCCTGTATGACCGTATTCTGGAAGAGGTCGAGCGTCCCCTCATTCAGCTGACGTTGTCGGCGACGCGTGGCAACCAGGTTCGGGCGGCGGAAATCCTGGGGCTTAACCGCAATACCCTGCGCAAGAAGATCCAGGACCTCGGCGTGGAAATGACGCGCGGCCGCCGCTGA